In a single window of the Lebetimonas sp. JH292 genome:
- a CDS encoding DUF3373 family protein yields the protein MKKFLLSASVVAGLFAQPTVEQLQKQIELLQQQLNQLKTSQQKVEKKVDEQNSRYYKKVSPVVANSHLFWGFDLRTAFDYLNKQTTAGLTYNVGPDMTGQSGHQFAGVVTGQTDKKDHIGQVLQNRIILTGVYKPADNLKATVRVEANKVFGMTSINSMNQPFQNVDWVVNETPDDANIRIKEAFFNYWFGPDNGLMFSAGRRPATQGFPANLVDEDNANSPLGHLINMEFDGFSFEVGNSLFSKLSDKFADWGTWIKFCLGRGYTASNGKWSLNNTQPDYTKGNAHHADFGGFLLIPYDDGQYSLKTETVWAFNLQGFKMAFTGPSTFVADMATLGNYFGENAVFAAQGIGDGISDFLDNTTAFVSWAFSETRPKSGQTMLGSDKKRTGHSIWVGADMPGFADNDRFGLSYVNGSKYWRSFTYGEDTLAGSIAAVRGHAFDVYYNHQIIPHLTAQLRYTYIKYNHPGSDAFFGDMGNPDNTMFSYVKKAKDIRAYIRYNF from the coding sequence ATGAAAAAATTTTTACTTTCAGCTTCAGTTGTAGCAGGACTTTTCGCACAGCCTACGGTTGAGCAGTTACAAAAACAAATTGAGCTTTTACAGCAACAATTAAATCAGTTAAAAACCAGCCAGCAAAAAGTTGAAAAAAAAGTTGACGAACAAAACAGCAGATACTATAAAAAAGTATCGCCTGTGGTAGCAAACTCTCATCTATTCTGGGGATTCGATTTAAGAACGGCATTCGATTATCTTAACAAACAAACAACAGCCGGATTAACATATAATGTTGGACCAGATATGACAGGACAAAGCGGACATCAATTTGCTGGTGTAGTTACAGGACAAACTGACAAAAAAGATCATATTGGTCAGGTTTTACAAAACAGAATTATCCTAACAGGTGTATACAAACCCGCAGATAATTTAAAAGCAACTGTAAGAGTCGAAGCCAATAAAGTATTTGGTATGACTTCAATTAACAGCATGAATCAACCTTTCCAAAATGTTGACTGGGTAGTAAATGAAACACCTGACGATGCAAATATCAGAATCAAAGAAGCTTTCTTTAATTACTGGTTTGGTCCGGATAACGGATTAATGTTCAGTGCGGGTAGAAGACCGGCGACTCAGGGATTTCCAGCTAATTTAGTTGACGAAGACAATGCAAACAGTCCGCTTGGACATTTAATCAATATGGAATTTGACGGATTCAGTTTTGAAGTTGGAAACTCATTATTCTCTAAACTATCAGATAAATTTGCTGATTGGGGAACATGGATTAAATTCTGTTTGGGAAGAGGTTATACCGCTTCTAACGGAAAATGGTCATTAAACAACACTCAACCTGATTATACAAAAGGTAATGCTCATCATGCAGATTTTGGAGGATTTTTATTAATTCCTTATGACGACGGACAATATTCATTAAAAACAGAAACAGTCTGGGCGTTTAACCTTCAAGGTTTTAAAATGGCTTTCACAGGTCCTAGTACATTTGTTGCTGACATGGCAACATTAGGAAATTATTTCGGTGAAAACGCCGTATTTGCGGCTCAAGGAATCGGTGACGGGATAAGCGATTTTCTTGACAACACTACAGCATTTGTTTCTTGGGCATTTTCAGAAACAAGACCTAAATCCGGACAAACTATGCTTGGTTCAGATAAAAAAAGAACAGGTCACAGTATCTGGGTAGGTGCTGATATGCCGGGATTTGCAGATAACGACAGATTCGGTCTATCTTATGTAAACGGAAGCAAATACTGGAGAAGCTTTACTTACGGAGAAGATACATTAGCCGGAAGCATTGCAGCAGTTAGAGGACACGCTTTTGATGTATATTACAATCATCAGATTATTCCTCATCTAACAGCACAGTTAAGATATACATACATTAAATACAATCATCCTGGAAGTGATGCATTCTTTGGTGATATGGGTAACCCAGATAACACAATGTTCAGTTATGTTAAAAAAGCTAAAGACATAAGAGCTTATATCAGATATAACTTTTAA